Proteins co-encoded in one Acetonema longum DSM 6540 genomic window:
- a CDS encoding cytochrome c3 family protein — MNLLRAIAGKEKLTGQNLLILGCAAVLFLLFTAWSVGYTSRSEFCGACHEMTPMQKTWQESSHKAVACIDCHSEPGFKGVVKAKAKGLKDVWFHVAGKTAGIKADERDINCYSCHQDKVKTNVEKALAARDPHSKKHFDNGMTCVSCHAGIVHDARLNHAVPNRDTCTSCHLDQMKK, encoded by the coding sequence ATGAACCTTTTGAGAGCCATAGCAGGTAAAGAAAAACTGACCGGACAGAATTTGCTGATTTTGGGATGCGCCGCTGTACTCTTTCTTCTCTTTACCGCCTGGTCTGTCGGCTATACTTCCCGGTCCGAATTCTGCGGCGCATGCCATGAAATGACGCCGATGCAGAAAACCTGGCAGGAATCATCGCACAAAGCCGTGGCTTGTATTGACTGCCATTCCGAGCCTGGGTTCAAGGGGGTTGTTAAGGCCAAAGCCAAGGGGCTGAAGGATGTGTGGTTTCATGTGGCAGGGAAAACGGCCGGCATCAAAGCCGACGAACGGGATATAAACTGCTATTCCTGCCATCAGGACAAGGTGAAGACCAATGTGGAAAAAGCGCTGGCTGCCAGGGATCCCCATAGCAAAAAGCACTTTGATAACGGCATGACCTGTGTTTCCTGTCATGCCGGGATCGTACACGATGCCAGGCTGAATCATGCGGTCCCGAACCGGGATACCTGCACCAGCTGTCATCTTGATCAAATGAAGAAATGA
- a CDS encoding cytochrome c maturation protein CcmE: MKRRHLVGLAVIALFVVYSAVTFSSALTPYVTFSQAKSVNGTVQVRGVLINDQISVLDNGRKIQFTLRDEAGEAMPVTYGGVKPDGLAQASSIVAVGKVSDGQFYAEKLLVKCPSKYQGSVKK, translated from the coding sequence ATGAAAAGACGCCATCTGGTTGGTTTAGCCGTTATTGCCCTGTTTGTTGTTTATAGCGCCGTCACTTTCAGCAGCGCCCTTACTCCCTATGTCACTTTTTCGCAGGCAAAAAGCGTGAACGGCACGGTTCAGGTCAGGGGAGTATTGATCAACGACCAAATCAGCGTTTTGGATAACGGCAGGAAGATTCAGTTTACCCTGCGGGACGAAGCCGGTGAGGCAATGCCTGTCACATACGGTGGCGTTAAGCCTGATGGGCTTGCGCAGGCAAGCAGCATCGTGGCTGTCGGGAAAGTTTCGGACGGTCAGTTTTACGCCGAAAAGCTGCTGGTGAAGTGTCCTTCAAAATATCAGGGGAGCGTGAAGAAATGA
- a CDS encoding 4Fe-4S binding protein: MRRLRDLRVRMYCQSGGGNGESGAVGLRNLRLWRRVVQLTAAGLMTAPGWWPDNPVWLGTYISSRFCGIALTDPLAALEVAIAGKAVVWPLLWSAVPLILAAAVLGRIFCGWICPLNTAFEIAGSFRRKPQRALAGNWQPYWLLGGFLTASALIGLPVFTLISPIGILSRTIAFGAGFEAVFVVFLVCLELWYSRKAWCKKVCPVGALYGLLSRFRRCRISLDTARCTRCGACYAACGMGVDIGSPGKLAVMNCSNCGDCIAACPEHAVSYQWIKRRKGGAAKHEPFESHSR; this comes from the coding sequence ATGCGCAGGCTGCGGGATCTGCGAGTACGTATGTATTGCCAGTCCGGCGGCGGTAACGGTGAAAGCGGGGCGGTAGGCTTGCGGAATTTGCGCTTATGGCGGCGGGTTGTTCAGCTTACGGCGGCGGGACTGATGACCGCTCCCGGCTGGTGGCCGGACAATCCGGTGTGGCTGGGAACCTATATTTCCTCACGCTTTTGCGGCATTGCCCTCACCGATCCGCTGGCCGCCCTTGAGGTTGCCATAGCAGGTAAAGCGGTTGTTTGGCCGCTGCTATGGTCTGCGGTCCCCCTGATTCTGGCGGCGGCGGTGCTGGGGCGCATCTTTTGCGGCTGGATCTGCCCGCTCAATACGGCATTTGAGATCGCCGGCTCCTTCCGCAGAAAGCCCCAAAGGGCACTGGCGGGCAATTGGCAGCCCTACTGGCTGCTTGGCGGATTTTTAACCGCTTCGGCGCTGATTGGCCTGCCCGTTTTCACCCTTATTTCACCGATCGGGATACTGAGCAGGACCATCGCGTTTGGGGCGGGATTTGAAGCAGTTTTTGTAGTCTTTCTCGTTTGCCTGGAACTCTGGTATTCCCGGAAGGCATGGTGCAAAAAAGTTTGCCCGGTGGGCGCCCTTTACGGATTGCTAAGCCGGTTCAGGCGCTGCCGGATATCCCTGGACACGGCGCGATGTACCCGCTGCGGCGCATGTTATGCGGCCTGCGGCATGGGCGTCGATATTGGCAGCCCCGGGAAGCTGGCAGTTATGAACTGCAGCAATTGCGGCGACTGCATTGCCGCCTGTCCTGAACATGCCGTAAGCTACCAATGGATAAAAAGGCGGAAAGGAGGCGCTGCCAAGCATGAACCTTTTGAGAGCCATAGCAGGTAA
- a CDS encoding nitrate reductase catalytic subunit, translating into MKFSRRDFLKSIAVAAAMTGSGCSFDAGGGKMQGPTSQQDVEQWVKGVCRYCGTGCGVLSGVSKGKIVAVKGDPDCAVNKGKLCVKGILLPKIMDTEDRLLHPLIRKNGRLVRATWDEALDLVAAKFKEAISQYGPDSVAYYGSGQNYAEEAYLANKLFKGCIGTNNIDGNPRTCMASAVAGYTTTFGKDEPMGTYADIEQADVFFIIGANMAEAHPILYSRLVDRKNGNPDVKVIVVDPRRTRTADIADVLLQFVPGTDLALLNSMAYVIIEENLVDRDFVANHTNFMQGEKKISFDEFKSFIADYAPEKAAGICGLPAEQIRAVARLFAAKGRNTMSMWTMGLNQRIRGTWANNLVHNLHLLTGKICKPGNTPFSLTGQPSACGSIREVGALSHLLPAHRVVANAKHREEVARVWGVDPAKMSPKPGYHTIEMFRAAADGRLKALWVVCTNPGQSLPNLELYRQGMEKTFLVVSETYHPTRTSELADVVLPSALWMEKEGIYGNGERRTQHIAKAVEPPGEAKPDVWHLMEVAKRLGFEKFFAYKDTEEIWEEYRKLTVGTKMDLPPYSRLRKEHGLTWPVPDPDGPETYIRYAAPYDPFVKEGINFYGKPDGRAVIFARPQSNAQEMPDSEYPFFFSTGRILEHWHTATMTMNVPEIKRAMPEMYVELNADDAAQIGVKDNDYVHITSRRGQCRLKAKIDGRGQPRPGMAWAPFHDTEISRMINFVTIDAFDDISKQPEYKICAVKIERA; encoded by the coding sequence ATGAAATTTTCACGCCGGGATTTTCTAAAGTCGATTGCTGTGGCGGCAGCGATGACCGGCTCCGGCTGTTCTTTTGACGCCGGCGGCGGCAAAATGCAGGGACCCACGTCGCAGCAAGACGTCGAGCAATGGGTCAAGGGCGTGTGCCGCTACTGCGGAACGGGATGCGGCGTTCTCTCCGGCGTCAGTAAAGGAAAGATCGTTGCCGTTAAAGGCGACCCGGATTGTGCGGTCAATAAGGGGAAACTGTGCGTCAAGGGAATCCTTCTGCCCAAGATCATGGACACGGAGGACCGCCTGCTCCATCCGTTAATCAGGAAAAATGGCCGGCTTGTCCGTGCAACCTGGGATGAGGCGCTGGATCTTGTCGCCGCTAAATTCAAGGAAGCGATATCGCAGTATGGACCGGATTCGGTAGCATATTACGGCTCCGGGCAGAATTACGCCGAGGAAGCCTATTTAGCCAATAAGCTGTTCAAAGGCTGCATCGGCACCAATAATATCGACGGCAACCCCCGTACCTGCATGGCCAGCGCGGTCGCCGGCTATACTACGACTTTCGGCAAGGATGAGCCGATGGGGACATACGCGGATATCGAACAGGCCGATGTATTCTTTATTATTGGCGCGAATATGGCGGAAGCGCATCCGATACTGTATTCACGGCTGGTAGACCGGAAGAACGGCAATCCCGATGTAAAGGTCATTGTCGTAGACCCGCGCCGCACCCGCACCGCCGACATAGCGGATGTCCTGCTGCAGTTTGTGCCCGGGACCGACCTGGCTCTGCTCAACAGCATGGCCTATGTGATCATCGAGGAAAATCTCGTGGACCGGGATTTTGTCGCCAACCACACGAATTTTATGCAGGGCGAGAAAAAAATTAGCTTTGACGAATTCAAAAGCTTTATCGCCGATTATGCCCCGGAAAAAGCGGCAGGCATTTGCGGCCTGCCGGCGGAACAAATCCGCGCGGTGGCAAGATTGTTTGCCGCCAAGGGCCGGAATACCATGTCGATGTGGACTATGGGCCTCAACCAGCGGATTCGCGGCACCTGGGCCAACAATCTGGTACATAACCTGCATCTGTTGACGGGAAAAATCTGCAAGCCCGGCAACACGCCCTTCTCACTGACCGGCCAGCCCAGCGCCTGCGGCAGCATTCGCGAGGTGGGAGCCCTGTCGCATCTTCTTCCCGCCCACCGGGTGGTAGCGAATGCCAAACACCGGGAAGAAGTCGCCAGGGTGTGGGGGGTAGATCCTGCTAAGATGAGCCCCAAGCCGGGATATCACACGATTGAAATGTTCCGGGCCGCTGCTGACGGCAGACTGAAAGCTCTCTGGGTGGTCTGCACCAACCCCGGGCAGTCGCTGCCGAATCTTGAGCTTTACCGCCAGGGAATGGAAAAGACCTTCCTGGTTGTTTCCGAGACGTATCATCCCACGCGGACCAGCGAACTGGCCGATGTGGTTCTGCCGTCGGCTTTGTGGATGGAAAAGGAAGGGATCTACGGCAATGGCGAAAGGCGAACGCAGCATATTGCCAAAGCCGTTGAACCCCCCGGTGAAGCGAAGCCCGATGTCTGGCACCTGATGGAAGTCGCCAAACGGCTTGGCTTTGAAAAATTTTTTGCCTATAAGGATACCGAAGAGATATGGGAAGAATACAGGAAACTGACGGTCGGGACGAAGATGGACTTACCGCCGTACTCCCGGCTCAGAAAGGAGCATGGCCTGACCTGGCCGGTGCCGGACCCTGACGGGCCGGAAACGTATATCCGCTATGCCGCGCCCTATGATCCGTTTGTAAAAGAGGGCATAAACTTTTACGGCAAGCCCGACGGCAGGGCGGTCATCTTCGCCAGGCCCCAGTCCAATGCCCAGGAGATGCCGGACAGTGAATATCCCTTCTTTTTCTCTACCGGGCGGATTCTCGAACACTGGCATACAGCCACCATGACCATGAATGTGCCGGAAATAAAGCGGGCGATGCCGGAAATGTACGTAGAACTGAATGCAGACGATGCGGCCCAAATAGGAGTAAAAGATAATGATTATGTTCATATTACTTCCCGCCGCGGCCAATGCCGCCTTAAGGCGAAAATAGACGGCCGGGGGCAGCCGCGGCCCGGGATGGCGTGGGCGCCTTTCCACGATACCGAAATATCCAGGATGATCAACTTTGTGACCATTGATGCTTTTGATGATATATCCAAACAGCCGGAGTACAAAATCTGCGCCGTAAAAATTGAAAGAGCCTGA
- a CDS encoding 4Fe-4S dicluster domain-containing protein, producing the protein MERGVKAALFIGGIVALALGGFSGRKAKSGLIRPPGAVDEALFLSTCLRCGQCAQVCPQKAIRIGYGDKGISLGTPYIEPRQAACNLCMDCARVCPSRALRETAKENVRMGLAEINQDACLAWQGDECKICYTSCPFFNRAIQLEDHKRPVVNRNVCAGCGICEYVCIASPAAVTVKAGR; encoded by the coding sequence ATGGAAAGGGGTGTCAAAGCAGCCTTGTTTATTGGCGGTATTGTCGCGCTGGCGCTGGGCGGCTTCAGCGGCCGTAAGGCAAAGTCCGGCCTGATCCGGCCACCCGGTGCGGTTGATGAGGCGTTATTCTTATCGACTTGTCTCCGCTGCGGGCAGTGTGCTCAGGTTTGCCCGCAAAAGGCGATCAGGATCGGATATGGTGATAAAGGGATTTCCCTTGGTACTCCTTATATTGAACCGAGGCAGGCGGCCTGCAACCTATGCATGGACTGCGCCAGGGTGTGCCCCAGCAGGGCGCTGCGGGAAACCGCCAAAGAAAATGTCCGGATGGGGCTGGCGGAAATCAACCAGGACGCCTGCCTGGCCTGGCAGGGAGACGAATGTAAAATCTGTTACACCAGTTGTCCATTTTTCAACAGGGCGATTCAGCTTGAAGATCATAAACGGCCGGTAGTGAACAGGAACGTATGCGCAGGCTGCGGGATCTGCGAGTACGTATGTATTGCCAGTCCGGCGGCGGTAACGGTGAAAGCGGGGCGGTAG